The sequence AGCGCCCGCCGCACGGTCGCCGCCACATGCGTCAGCAGCGCCGGATCGACCCTCATCCCGTGCGGAGGCTTCACCGGCCGCGCGGGCGGCGCCCAGAGGACCTCCACCGGGTACGAGACGCCCTCGGCCTCGATCACCGGAGCGTCGCCCAGCAGCCACGCCCAGCCCTCCGCGTCCGTGGTCGCGGACGCGGCCACCAGCCGCAGATCCGGCCGGAGGGTCTCCCGTACGTCCAGGAGGAAGGCGGCCACCGTGTCCGCGTCCAGATGGCGTTCGTGGCATTCGTCGATGATCACCACATCGACCCCGGGCAGCTCCTGGTCGCGCTGGAGCCGCTGGAGCAGCACCCCCGTGGTCACGACCTCCACCACCGTCTCCCGCCCCACCACGCGCTCGCCGCGCACCGTGAAGCCCACCCGCCGGCCCGGCCGCTCGCCCAGCAGCCAGGCCATCCGCCGCGCCGCCGCCCGCGCGGCGATCCGGCGCGGCTCGGCGACCAGGACCCGGCGCACCGGCCGCTCCCCGGTCAGCCCGGCCAGCACCAGCGGGACGAGCGTCGTCTTGCCGGTGCCGGGCGGGGCGCACAGGACGGCGACGCCCCGGTCGTCGAGCGCGCGCCGGAGGGCCGGCACGGCGGTGCGGACGGGCAGGCGGTCCAGGGCTTCGGTACGGATCACGCCCCCAGTGTCGTACGGGCGGCCGCGGCCGGAGCGGTCAGTCCCGCTCGCAGACGAAGATCGCCGTGCCCGGGATCAGGTTGCCGCGCAGCGGGGACCAGCCGCCCCACTCCTGGTTGTTCCAGGCGGGCCATTCCGGTTCGACCAGATCGACCAGCCGGAAACCGCCAGCCACCACGTCCCGGACCCGGTCGCCGAGCGTTCGGTGGTGTTCCACATAGACGGCGTTGCCGGCCTCGTCCTGCTCGACGTAGGGGACGCGGTCGAAGTAGGAGGCGGCGACGGAGAGCCCCTCGGGTCCGGGCTCGTCCGGGAACGCCCAGCGGACCGGGTGCGTCACGGAGAACACCCAGCGCCCGCCGGGCCGCAGCACCCGGTGGACCTCGCGGAAGACCCGTACGGGATCGGCGACGAACGGCACCGCCCCGTACGCGGAGCAGGCCAGGTCGAAGGAGGCGTCCCGGAAGGGCAGCAGGCCCGCGTCCGCCTCCACGAGGGGGATCCCCTCGCCGATGCGCAGGGCGTGCTGGAGCTGGCGGTGGGAGAGGTCCAGCGCCACCGGGCGCGCGCCCCGGGCGGCCAGCCAGCGCGAGCACTGGGCGGCCCCGGCCCCGACCTCCAGGACGTCCAGGCCCTGGAGAGCGGCGGCGGGCCCCAGCAGGGCGGCGTCCGCCTCGTCCAGCCCTTCGGGGCCCCAGACGAAGCGGTCGTCGCCCAGGAAGCCGCCGTGGTCGCTCTGGTACGCGTCGGCGTTGCGGTCCCACCAGCCGCGGCTGGCCCGGCTGCTCTCGGCCTCGTCCGCCGCCCGGCGCGTGGCTTCCGGCTCCGGGGACTCGGCGGGTTCCGGGGAGAAGGCCCCGTGGATCTCTTGGCTCATCGTGCCCGTCGTTGTAGTTTGCCTTCACCCGCCGCGTGCGGTCCGGACCCCGGGGTACCCGGGAGTGCGGAGGTGCGCCCGCGGCGCCGTGCCGTAGTGTTCTCGGGCCGATGTGGCCTCGGACAACACGAGTTGCGCCGGGTTTGGGGCGATGCGCCCCGGGTGTGCGTCTTCGCGCATTGACCCTGTCCGGCTGCCCCCGTATGCTACAAGTTGCGCTGCGAGCCTGCGCGCCTCAGACCTAGCAGGCCGCGCTCGCG is a genomic window of Streptomyces sp. YPW6 containing:
- a CDS encoding class I SAM-dependent methyltransferase, whose protein sequence is MSQEIHGAFSPEPAESPEPEATRRAADEAESSRASRGWWDRNADAYQSDHGGFLGDDRFVWGPEGLDEADAALLGPAAALQGLDVLEVGAGAAQCSRWLAARGARPVALDLSHRQLQHALRIGEGIPLVEADAGLLPFRDASFDLACSAYGAVPFVADPVRVFREVHRVLRPGGRWVFSVTHPVRWAFPDEPGPEGLSVAASYFDRVPYVEQDEAGNAVYVEHHRTLGDRVRDVVAGGFRLVDLVEPEWPAWNNQEWGGWSPLRGNLIPGTAIFVCERD